CGCATGAGCAAATTATCTTTTGTAATTCCAGCGTTATTTACAAGTATATCAATTGAACCGAATGTTGCAATTGTCTCGTCCACTAAGTTTGTCACACTATCCGCGTTAGACACATCTGCTTGGATTGCAAATGCTTCTCCGCCTGCTTCTTGAATTAGTTGAACAACTTCTTCTGCTTTTTCTTTACTGCCGCTATAGTTGACCACTACTTTAGCGCCTTCACGCCCTAACTGAAGTGCAATTTCACGCCCAATACCGCGCGAAGCACCTGTGACGATTGCTGATTTCCCTTCAAATCTACTCACTTTGACCACCCTTTCGAAGCTTCCAATACTTCCGCTAATGATTGCTCATCGTAAACCGATAACACGGTTGCTTTTCTATCAATCTTCTTAATTAAGCCACTCAACACTTTACCTGGCCCACATTCGATAAAATGTGTCACACCATTTTCTAGCATTGTTCGAACAGAATCTTCCCAACGTACTGGAGAATATAACTGTTCGACGAGTAAATCCTTTAACTGGTTGCTATCCTCAACAATCTCCGCATTAACATTCGCAATGATTGGTGGTGTTGCGTCATGCATTGTAATTTCATCAAGCGTCGCCTTAAGTTTCTCAGCAGCCGGCTTCATAAGCGAAGAGTGGAATGGACCACTCACATCTAACGGAATGGCTCTTCTAGCTCCCGCTTCTTTTAATTCGTGACAAGCTTTTTCAACGCCTGCTTTCGTTCCGGAAATGACGATTTGGCCAGGGCAGTTCAAATTCGCTGGTTGTACAGCATCCCCGCTCTCTGTAATCTTATTCGTAATTTCGGATACCGTTTCAGCATCCAATCCAAGGATAGCCGCCATCGCACCAACACCTGCTGGTACTGCTTCATTCATATACAAACCACGTTTATGAACAGCTAATACACCTTCTTCAAACGTAAGAACACCTGAAGCTACGAGCGCTGTATACTCACCAAGACTATGGCCTGCTGTATAATCTGGTTGAATTCCTTCTTCTTTTAAGCGACTCGCAATCATCGCGCCTACAGTTAACAATGCAGGTTGCGCATTGTAAGTAACTGTCAATTCTTCCTGAGGCCCTTCTTCAATTAGTTCACTTAATGAAAAGCCTAGTACACGGTCAGCATTCGTAAAAAACTCTTTACTCTGCTCATGATTCTCTACTAACTCAGTACCCATTCCTACTTTCTGAGAACCTTGTCCAGGAAATACGAAAGCAATCTTCGTCATTTTGTTAACCCCTTCCCAATCGTTTCATGAATCGTTTCTGTCACTTCATATTGCACCATTGTTCTTGCTTGGCGAATTGCATTATAAATTGCACGGGCATTTGACGAGCCATGCGCTTTAATAATTGGAGCTTTTAGGCCAAATAACCCTGCACCGCCATATTCGGAGTAATCCATTTTATTTTTCAATCCGCCTAACTCGTTCTTCACAAGTGCAGCAGATAGTTTAGTTTTCATCGAGGACATATACACTTCTTTAAGCATTGTGAAAAAGCCAAGTGCAGTTCCTTCAATTGTTTTCAATACCATATTGCCTGTAAAGCCGTCTGTTACAATTACATCGGCCGCTCCCATTAATAGATCACGGGCTTCAACGTTTCCAATAAAGTTGATAGGCGCTTCCGAAAGAATATCAAACGCTGCTTTCGTTAATTCGTTTCCTTTGCCTTCTTCTGTCCCAATATTTAACAGCCCAACTCGAGGCGTTGCAATGCTGCGAACTTTTTCTGCGTAAATACTTCCCATTACGGCATATTGACCAAGATGCTCCGGCTTCGCGTCAGCATTTGCACCGAGATCCAGCATAACAAAGCCTTG
This window of the Sporosarcina pasteurii genome carries:
- the fabD gene encoding ACP S-malonyltransferase; this encodes MTKIAFVFPGQGSQKVGMGTELVENHEQSKEFFTNADRVLGFSLSELIEEGPQEELTVTYNAQPALLTVGAMIASRLKEEGIQPDYTAGHSLGEYTALVASGVLTFEEGVLAVHKRGLYMNEAVPAGVGAMAAILGLDAETVSEITNKITESGDAVQPANLNCPGQIVISGTKAGVEKACHELKEAGARRAIPLDVSGPFHSSLMKPAAEKLKATLDEITMHDATPPIIANVNAEIVEDSNQLKDLLVEQLYSPVRWEDSVRTMLENGVTHFIECGPGKVLSGLIKKIDRKATVLSVYDEQSLAEVLEASKGWSK
- the plsX gene encoding phosphate acyltransferase PlsX; the protein is MIIALDGMGGDHAPGEIIQGALESLNEFTDIHIHIYGDEEKMAPYLQKHERLKVIHCAEVIEPDDEPVRAIRRKKDASMVRMAQAVKENEANAGVSAGNTGALMAAGLFIVGRIDGIERPALAPTLPTVDGQGFVMLDLGANADAKPEHLGQYAVMGSIYAEKVRSIATPRVGLLNIGTEEGKGNELTKAAFDILSEAPINFIGNVEARDLLMGAADVIVTDGFTGNMVLKTIEGTALGFFTMLKEVYMSSMKTKLSAALVKNELGGLKNKMDYSEYGGAGLFGLKAPIIKAHGSSNARAIYNAIRQARTMVQYEVTETIHETIGKGLTK